A single region of the Stenotrophomonas sp. Marseille-Q4652 genome encodes:
- a CDS encoding c-type cytochrome, which produces MSRSTWLLLGLVLLLPACRQRDAFNSDAGLDAHQRELRRAFAVCAGCHDTDPAMGHRFGPNLHGVIGRKAGSAPGYDYTDAMRRSEIIWDAEQLEQFLHSPTRVVPGTRMVNSTSDPARRRAVIEYLSQQR; this is translated from the coding sequence ATGTCGCGTAGCACCTGGCTGCTGCTTGGACTCGTGCTGCTGTTGCCGGCCTGCCGGCAGCGCGATGCATTCAATTCCGATGCAGGGCTGGATGCGCACCAGCGCGAATTGCGCCGTGCCTTCGCCGTTTGCGCCGGCTGCCATGACACCGACCCGGCGATGGGCCACCGCTTCGGCCCCAACCTGCACGGGGTGATCGGCCGCAAGGCCGGCAGTGCGCCCGGCTACGACTACACCGATGCGATGCGCCGCAGCGAGATCATCTGGGACGCCGAGCAGCTGGAACAGTTCCTGCACTCGCCCACCCGCGTGGTGCCCGGCACCCGCATGGTCAATTCCACCTCGGACCCGGCCCGCCGTCGGGCGGTGATCGAGTACCTGTCGCAGCAGCGCTAG
- a CDS encoding DUF4156 domain-containing protein, with amino-acid sequence MRALLVSALIAATATACTWVPIETAGKAVQVLPAGPIPGGCQLKGEIVVSVKDKVAFYNRNALRVQEELETLARNEAPSAGANAVQAAAAPSDGSQRFKAYSCPRR; translated from the coding sequence ATGCGCGCACTGCTTGTTTCCGCCCTGATCGCCGCCACCGCCACCGCCTGCACCTGGGTGCCGATCGAGACCGCCGGCAAGGCCGTGCAGGTGCTGCCCGCCGGGCCGATCCCGGGTGGCTGCCAGCTCAAGGGCGAGATCGTCGTCTCGGTGAAGGACAAGGTCGCCTTCTACAACCGCAATGCGCTGCGCGTGCAGGAAGAACTGGAAACCCTGGCCCGCAACGAGGCGCCCAGCGCCGGCGCCAACGCCGTGCAGGCCGCGGCCGCGCCGTCGGACGGCAGCCAGCGCTTCAAGGCCTACAGTTGCCCGCGCCGCTGA
- a CDS encoding YiiD C-terminal domain-containing protein, with the protein MTPVPDSTVPPVQQLQATLSAMPPVKAMGIELRGFSGDQLQLSAPLAANVNDKGNAFGGSLASAMTLAGWALVTLRLRQAGFEADVYVADSQIRYLAPVYDDLLATATALPGADWDEFLSTFGRRGRARIPVRAVIGEDASPAAELEGRFVAMARG; encoded by the coding sequence ATGACCCCTGTTCCCGATTCAACTGTTCCCCCGGTCCAGCAACTGCAGGCCACGCTGTCGGCCATGCCGCCGGTAAAGGCGATGGGCATCGAGCTGCGCGGGTTTTCCGGCGACCAGCTGCAGCTGTCCGCGCCGCTGGCGGCCAACGTCAATGACAAGGGCAATGCCTTCGGCGGCAGCCTGGCCTCGGCCATGACCCTGGCCGGCTGGGCGCTGGTGACCCTGCGCCTGCGCCAGGCCGGCTTCGAGGCCGATGTCTATGTGGCCGACAGCCAGATCCGCTACCTCGCGCCGGTCTATGACGACCTGCTGGCCACCGCCACGGCCCTGCCTGGCGCGGACTGGGACGAGTTCCTGTCGACCTTCGGCCGACGCGGCCGCGCGCGGATCCCGGTGCGCGCGGTGATCGGTGAGGACGCCAGCCCTGCCGCCGAACTGGAAGGCCGCTTCGTGGCCATGGCCAGGGGTTAG
- the trmL gene encoding tRNA (uridine(34)/cytosine(34)/5-carboxymethylaminomethyluridine(34)-2'-O)-methyltransferase TrmL — protein sequence MTAAPTFDVLLFQPEIPPNTGNVIRLCANTGARLHLIEPLGFDLSDRQLKRAGLDYHEYARMQVHPDLETALERIQPRRLFALSTRGSVRYDSVSFADGDAFLFGPETRGLPQDLLDSLPDGRRLRLPMRPDNRSLNLSNTVAVVVFEAWRQHGFAGGA from the coding sequence ATGACTGCCGCGCCCACCTTCGATGTCCTGCTGTTCCAACCGGAAATCCCGCCGAATACCGGCAACGTGATCCGCCTGTGTGCCAATACCGGCGCGCGGCTGCACCTGATAGAGCCGCTGGGCTTTGACCTCAGCGACCGGCAGCTCAAGCGCGCCGGGCTGGACTACCACGAGTACGCGCGGATGCAGGTCCACCCGGATCTGGAGACCGCGCTGGAACGCATCCAGCCCCGGCGCCTGTTCGCCCTGAGTACCCGCGGCAGCGTCCGCTACGACAGCGTTTCCTTCGCCGATGGCGATGCCTTCCTGTTCGGCCCGGAGACCCGCGGCCTGCCGCAGGACCTGCTCGATTCACTGCCCGACGGGCGGCGCCTGCGCCTGCCGATGCGCCCGGACAACCGCAGCCTCAACCTGTCCAACACCGTGGCGGTGGTGGTGTTCGAGGCATGGCGCCAGCACGGCTTTGCCGGCGGCGCCTGA
- a CDS encoding Ax21 family protein has protein sequence MKNSLLALGLLATLPFAASAADGLSYNYVEGGYVNTDAKGGDADGFGIKGSVAVAPNFHIFGDYTNQETDFGNVDVDQWRLGVGYNHQIAPTTDLLARAAYQKFDPQYGPDFNGYSAEVGVRTAFTPMFEGYALAGYEDYSKKHGINPDGEFYGRVGGLAKFNANWGVSGEVKLAKGGDKEWFVGPRFTW, from the coding sequence ATGAAGAATTCACTGCTTGCCCTGGGCCTGCTGGCAACCCTGCCCTTCGCTGCTTCTGCGGCCGACGGCCTGTCCTACAACTACGTGGAAGGCGGTTACGTGAACACCGATGCCAAGGGCGGCGACGCTGATGGCTTCGGCATCAAGGGTTCGGTGGCCGTGGCTCCGAACTTCCACATCTTCGGTGACTACACCAACCAGGAAACCGATTTCGGCAACGTGGACGTCGACCAGTGGCGCCTGGGCGTGGGCTACAACCACCAGATCGCCCCCACCACCGACCTGCTGGCCCGCGCCGCCTACCAGAAGTTCGACCCGCAGTACGGTCCGGACTTCAACGGCTACAGCGCCGAAGTCGGCGTGCGTACCGCCTTCACCCCGATGTTCGAAGGCTACGCCCTGGCCGGCTACGAGGACTACAGCAAGAAGCACGGCATCAACCCGGACGGCGAGTTCTACGGCCGCGTCGGTGGCCTGGCCAAGTTCAACGCCAACTGGGGTGTGTCCGGCGAAGTGAAGCTGGCCAAGGGCGGCGACAAGGAATGGTTCGTCGGCCCGCGCTTCACCTGGTAA
- a CDS encoding rhodanese-like domain-containing protein, which yields MNYEELLAFAGRNPMLSTALVGLTVALVATEIARLFRGYKSLKPAELTLLINNGGAVVLDLSASADFEKGHIAGSRNVLPSQANASHKLLANARQSPVVLVCRSGVTSHSTAKALKKQGFEQVHVLEGGVMAWQAADLPLVKGRA from the coding sequence GTGAATTACGAAGAGTTGCTGGCCTTCGCTGGCCGAAATCCGATGCTGTCCACCGCCCTGGTGGGACTGACCGTCGCCCTGGTGGCCACCGAGATCGCGCGCCTGTTCCGGGGTTACAAGTCGCTCAAGCCGGCCGAGCTGACCCTGCTGATCAACAACGGCGGCGCCGTGGTGCTGGACCTGTCGGCCAGCGCCGACTTCGAGAAGGGCCACATCGCCGGCAGCCGCAACGTGCTGCCAAGCCAGGCCAATGCCTCGCACAAGCTGCTGGCCAATGCCAGACAGTCGCCGGTGGTGCTGGTGTGCCGCAGCGGCGTGACCTCCCATTCGACCGCCAAGGCGTTGAAGAAGCAGGGTTTCGAGCAGGTCCACGTGCTCGAGGGCGGCGTGATGGCCTGGCAGGCCGCCGACCTGCCGCTGGTCAAGGGTCGCGCCTGA
- the secB gene encoding protein-export chaperone SecB yields MSEENTNGAVAPAEAATGPAFTIEKIYVKDVSFESPNSPAIFNENAQPELQLNLNQRVQRLAENAFEVVLGVTLTCKVGDKTAYVAEVQQAGVFGLMGLEPQAIDVLLGTQCPNILFPYVRSLVSDLIQAGGFPPFFLQPINFDGLYAETLRQRQQQAEGTSLADSEPAGNA; encoded by the coding sequence ATGTCCGAAGAGAACACCAACGGCGCCGTTGCCCCGGCTGAAGCCGCCACCGGCCCGGCGTTCACCATCGAAAAGATCTACGTCAAGGACGTTTCTTTCGAATCCCCGAATTCCCCGGCCATCTTCAATGAGAATGCGCAGCCGGAACTGCAGCTCAACCTCAACCAGCGCGTGCAGCGCCTGGCCGAGAACGCCTTCGAAGTGGTCCTCGGCGTGACCCTGACCTGCAAGGTCGGCGACAAGACCGCCTACGTGGCCGAAGTGCAGCAGGCGGGCGTGTTCGGCCTGATGGGCCTGGAGCCGCAGGCCATCGACGTGCTGCTCGGCACCCAGTGCCCGAACATCCTGTTCCCGTACGTGCGTTCGCTGGTGTCGGACCTGATCCAGGCCGGCGGCTTCCCGCCGTTCTTCCTGCAGCCGATCAACTTCGACGGCCTGTACGCCGAGACCCTGCGCCAGCGCCAGCAACAGGCCGAAGGCACCTCGCTGGCCGATTCCGAGCCGGCCGGCAACGCCTGA
- a CDS encoding acyl-CoA dehydrogenase family protein, with protein MPLNPVDLFDVASLLTDEERAVQQSVARFTDERVLPIIGDCFDAGRFPAELVPEIAGLGLLGSTLPEQYGGAGLNAVSYGLICQELERGDSGLRSFVSVQSSLCMYPVYAYGSEEQRLRWLPDMAAGRVIGCFGLTEAHGGSDPASMKTHARKDGGDWVINGAKMWITNGTIADIAIVWANTDDGVQGFVVEKGTPGFSAQEIKHKMSLRASVTGALFFDNVRVPEANRLPNVNGLRGPLGCLTQARYGISWGPIGAAQACLRETLAYSQERILFGRPLAATQSAQIKLAEMARRITTAQLLALQLGRLKEAGTMQPQQVSLAKWNNCRMAIDIARECRDLLGGAGITTEHGAIRHALNLESVITYEGTETVHQLVIGRELTGINAF; from the coding sequence ATGCCCCTGAACCCGGTTGACCTGTTCGATGTCGCTTCCCTGCTCACTGACGAAGAGCGCGCGGTGCAGCAGAGCGTGGCGCGCTTCACCGACGAGCGGGTGCTGCCGATCATCGGTGACTGCTTCGATGCGGGCCGCTTTCCGGCCGAGCTGGTGCCGGAGATTGCCGGCCTCGGCCTGCTCGGTTCCACCCTGCCCGAGCAGTACGGCGGTGCCGGGCTCAACGCGGTCAGCTACGGCCTGATCTGCCAGGAGCTGGAGCGCGGCGACTCGGGCCTGCGCAGCTTCGTCTCGGTGCAGAGCTCGCTGTGCATGTACCCCGTCTACGCCTACGGCAGCGAGGAGCAGCGCCTGCGCTGGCTGCCGGACATGGCCGCCGGCAGGGTGATCGGCTGCTTCGGCCTGACCGAGGCCCACGGCGGCTCGGACCCGGCCAGCATGAAGACCCACGCCAGGAAGGACGGCGGGGACTGGGTGATCAACGGCGCCAAGATGTGGATCACCAACGGCACCATCGCCGACATCGCCATCGTCTGGGCGAATACCGACGACGGCGTGCAGGGCTTCGTGGTGGAGAAGGGCACGCCCGGCTTCAGCGCGCAGGAGATCAAGCACAAGATGAGCCTGCGCGCCTCGGTGACCGGTGCGCTGTTCTTCGACAACGTGCGCGTGCCCGAGGCCAACCGCCTGCCCAACGTGAACGGCCTCAGGGGCCCGCTGGGCTGCCTGACCCAGGCCCGCTACGGCATCAGCTGGGGTCCGATCGGCGCGGCCCAGGCCTGCCTGCGCGAAACCCTGGCCTACAGCCAGGAGCGCATCCTGTTCGGACGGCCGCTGGCGGCCACGCAGAGTGCGCAGATCAAGCTGGCGGAGATGGCCCGGCGCATCACCACCGCGCAGCTGCTGGCGCTGCAGCTGGGCCGGCTCAAGGAGGCCGGCACGATGCAGCCGCAGCAGGTCTCGCTGGCCAAGTGGAACAACTGCCGGATGGCGATCGACATCGCCCGCGAGTGCCGCGACCTGCTGGGTGGGGCGGGTATCACCACCGAGCACGGCGCGATCCGGCATGCGCTTAACCTGGAATCGGTGATCACCTACGAGGGCACGGAAACCGTGCACCAGCTGGTGATCGGCCGCGAGCTGACCGGGATCAACGCGTTCTGA
- a CDS encoding pitrilysin family protein translates to MTVIRPAALALALSAALLGGAAFVPAPALAKAKSSVASVDIPYEEFTLPNGLRVVVHTDRKAPVVAVNIWYHVGAKDEPAGRTGFAHLFEHLMFQASENHRGEFFEPFKQVGVTDQNGTTNTDRTNYFQNVPTTALDMALWMESDRMGHLLGAVDQAALDEQRGVVQNEKRQGENQPYGQVWDKLTRALYPAGHPYHHGVIGSMNDLNAASLEDVKNWFRTWYGPNNAVLVLAGDIDVKTAREKVARYFGDIPAGPTMAQPAVNVAKRDADTREVMADKVPQARIYRAWNVAQTGTVDIDQLQLFARVLGGAKSSRLDQRLLHNDKLVDNISAGAYASQLGSNFIVMATVKQGVDPARVEQIIDEEIRRLINEGPSADELARAKTAFRSGFIRGIERIGGFGGKADALAECAVYEGDPGCFRTSLANIDKSTAADIKAVAGKWLDVGSHTIVVEPGERTPLAELPSETPAPFQMPTVDPKYTTTPAQVDRSAGVPKTEKFPELKFPALQRATLKNGTQLILAERHDIPVVQLSYQFDGGFTADQGRKPGTASFTMNMLNEGAGELGSLAFADAADALGARFGTGASLDGATIYGSALKENLAPSLALFADLLRKPRFDQHEIDRVRATWIAGIKQEKVQPNAMAMRVLPPLLYGAGHPYAIPFTGSGDEGAIAALGREDLVQFHKDWIRPEGATLVVVGDTTLKEIVPLLNRVLGDWKGEGPAPKVPAPAEVARPSTPRIYLMDQPGSVQANLIVGQVVPSSMDPGSIRFDMANGVLGGDFTSRLNMNLREDKHWSYGVRASASNTLGQRPWMTMAPVQIDKTAESLQELHREITEFATGQRPPTDAEVARIRAIQTLSLPGAYETAAAVMSTIASNVRYQRPDDYVFKRKAEIESLTAADVAEAAKALDPNALTWVVVGDLKQTEAPIRALGLGEVSIVDADGKPVTSTAASK, encoded by the coding sequence ATGACCGTCATTCGCCCTGCCGCACTGGCCCTGGCCCTCTCCGCGGCGCTGCTTGGAGGCGCGGCCTTCGTGCCGGCCCCGGCCCTGGCCAAGGCCAAGTCCTCCGTGGCCTCCGTGGACATTCCTTATGAGGAATTCACCCTGCCCAACGGCCTGCGCGTGGTGGTGCACACCGACCGCAAGGCGCCGGTGGTGGCGGTCAACATCTGGTACCACGTCGGTGCCAAGGACGAGCCGGCCGGTCGCACCGGTTTCGCGCACCTGTTCGAACACCTGATGTTCCAGGCCAGCGAGAACCACCGCGGCGAGTTCTTCGAACCGTTCAAGCAGGTCGGCGTCACCGACCAGAACGGCACCACCAATACCGACCGCACCAACTACTTCCAGAACGTGCCGACCACCGCGCTGGACATGGCGCTGTGGATGGAATCCGACCGCATGGGCCACCTGCTCGGCGCGGTCGACCAGGCGGCGCTGGATGAACAGCGCGGCGTGGTCCAGAACGAAAAGCGCCAGGGCGAGAACCAGCCCTATGGCCAGGTCTGGGACAAGCTGACCCGCGCGCTGTACCCGGCGGGCCACCCGTACCACCACGGCGTCATCGGCTCGATGAACGACCTCAATGCCGCCTCGCTGGAAGACGTCAAGAACTGGTTCCGGACCTGGTATGGCCCGAACAACGCGGTGCTGGTGCTGGCCGGCGACATCGACGTCAAGACCGCCAGGGAAAAGGTGGCCAGGTACTTCGGCGACATCCCGGCCGGCCCGACCATGGCGCAGCCGGCGGTCAACGTGGCCAAGCGCGATGCCGACACCCGCGAGGTGATGGCCGACAAGGTGCCGCAGGCCCGCATCTACCGCGCCTGGAACGTGGCCCAGACCGGCACCGTGGACATCGACCAGCTGCAGTTGTTCGCGCGCGTGCTTGGCGGTGCCAAGTCCTCGCGTCTGGACCAGCGCCTGCTGCACAACGACAAGCTGGTGGACAACATCAGCGCCGGCGCCTATGCCTCGCAGCTGGGCTCGAACTTCATCGTGATGGCCACCGTGAAGCAGGGCGTGGACCCGGCCCGGGTCGAGCAGATCATCGACGAGGAAATCCGCCGCCTGATCAATGAAGGCCCGAGCGCCGACGAGCTGGCCCGCGCCAAGACCGCGTTCCGCTCCGGCTTCATCCGTGGCATCGAGCGCATCGGCGGCTTCGGCGGCAAGGCCGACGCGCTGGCCGAATGCGCCGTGTACGAGGGCGATCCGGGTTGCTTCCGCACCTCGCTGGCCAACATCGACAAGTCCACCGCCGCCGACATCAAGGCCGTGGCCGGCAAGTGGCTGGACGTGGGCAGCCACACCATCGTGGTCGAGCCGGGCGAGCGTACCCCGCTGGCCGAGCTGCCGTCGGAAACCCCGGCGCCGTTCCAGATGCCGACGGTCGATCCGAAGTACACCACCACCCCGGCCCAGGTCGACCGCAGCGCCGGTGTGCCGAAGACCGAGAAGTTCCCGGAGCTGAAATTCCCGGCCCTGCAGCGCGCCACGCTGAAGAACGGCACCCAGCTGATCCTGGCCGAGCGCCATGACATCCCGGTGGTGCAGCTGAGCTACCAGTTCGATGGCGGCTTCACCGCCGACCAGGGCCGCAAGCCCGGCACCGCCAGCTTCACCATGAACATGCTCAACGAAGGCGCGGGCGAGCTTGGTTCGCTGGCCTTCGCCGATGCCGCCGATGCGCTGGGCGCCCGTTTCGGCACCGGTGCCTCGCTCGATGGCGCGACCATCTACGGCTCGGCGCTGAAGGAGAACCTGGCGCCGTCGCTGGCCCTGTTCGCCGACCTGCTGCGCAAGCCGCGCTTCGATCAGCACGAGATCGACCGGGTCAGGGCGACCTGGATCGCCGGCATCAAGCAGGAGAAGGTGCAGCCCAACGCGATGGCCATGCGCGTGCTGCCGCCGCTGCTGTACGGCGCCGGCCATCCGTACGCCATCCCGTTCACCGGCAGCGGTGACGAGGGCGCGATCGCCGCGCTGGGCCGCGAGGACCTGGTGCAGTTCCACAAGGACTGGATCCGTCCGGAAGGTGCCACCCTGGTCGTGGTCGGCGACACCACGCTGAAGGAGATCGTGCCGCTGCTCAACCGCGTGCTCGGCGACTGGAAGGGTGAAGGCCCGGCCCCGAAGGTGCCGGCCCCGGCCGAAGTCGCGCGTCCGTCCACGCCGCGCATCTACCTGATGGACCAGCCCGGCTCGGTGCAGGCCAACCTGATCGTCGGCCAGGTGGTGCCCTCGAGCATGGATCCGGGCTCCATCCGCTTCGACATGGCCAACGGCGTGCTGGGCGGTGACTTCACCTCGCGCCTGAACATGAACCTGCGCGAGGACAAGCACTGGTCCTACGGCGTGCGCGCCTCGGCCAGCAACACGCTGGGCCAGCGCCCGTGGATGACGATGGCGCCGGTGCAGATCGACAAGACCGCCGAGTCGCTGCAGGAGCTGCATCGCGAGATCACCGAATTCGCCACCGGCCAGCGTCCGCCGACCGATGCCGAAGTCGCCCGCATCCGCGCCATCCAGACCCTGAGCCTGCCCGGCGCCTACGAGACCGCCGCCGCGGTGATGAGCACCATCGCCAGCAACGTGCGCTACCAGCGCCCGGATGACTACGTGTTCAAGCGCAAGGCCGAGATCGAGTCGCTGACCGCGGCCGACGTGGCCGAAGCGGCCAAGGCGCTGGACCCGAACGCCCTGACCTGGGTGGTGGTGGGTGACCTCAAGCAGACCGAAGCGCCGATCCGCGCCTTGGGCCTTGGCGAGGTAAGCATCGTCGACGCCGACGGCAAGCCGGTCACGTCCACGGCCGCTTCCAAGTAA
- a CDS encoding electron transfer flavoprotein-ubiquinone oxidoreductase, with the protein MNTDAASALPPREAMEFDVVVVGAGPAGLATAIRLRQLAVEKGQELSVCVLEKGSEPGAHILSGAVMDPRALSELFPDWQEKGAPLKQAVTRDEFLFLDETGAKATPQALLPECFHNEGNYIVSLGEVTRWLAQQAEALEVAIFPGFAAAEVLYDEAGAVMGVATGDMGIGKDGTPGPNFERGMELHARYTVFAEGSRGHLGRQLISRFKLDKGRDPQSYGIGIKELWQADPARHEPGLVVHAAGWPLDSDTYGGSFLYHAEGGKIAVGFVVGLDYKNPWLSPFEEFQRFKTHPAIARHLEGGKRIAYGARAITAGGILSLPKTVFPGGALVGCEAGYLNASRIKGSHAAIKTGMLAAEAAFEALAAGRSRDELAAYPEAFEKSWLHAELLQAKNFKQWFKKGRTVATLMTGIEQWLLPKLGIRNAPWTIHRTKADHECLEPADQHPKITYPKPDGVLTFDRLSSVFLSSTNHDEDQPSHLTLKDPSIPVAVNLATYGGPEARYCPAGVYEFVGEGSDVRLQINAQNCVHCKTCDIKDPTQNIVWVTPQGGGGPNYPSM; encoded by the coding sequence ATGAATACTGACGCTGCCTCCGCCCTGCCGCCACGTGAAGCCATGGAATTCGACGTAGTGGTGGTCGGCGCCGGTCCGGCCGGCTTGGCCACGGCCATCCGCCTGCGCCAGCTGGCCGTTGAGAAAGGTCAGGAACTGAGCGTCTGCGTGCTGGAAAAGGGGTCCGAGCCCGGTGCCCACATCCTGTCCGGCGCGGTGATGGATCCGCGCGCCCTGTCCGAGCTGTTCCCCGACTGGCAGGAAAAGGGCGCACCGCTGAAGCAGGCGGTCACCCGCGACGAGTTCCTGTTCCTGGACGAAACCGGCGCCAAGGCCACCCCGCAGGCACTGCTGCCGGAGTGCTTCCACAACGAGGGCAACTACATCGTCTCGCTGGGCGAGGTCACCCGCTGGCTGGCGCAACAGGCCGAGGCGCTGGAAGTGGCGATCTTCCCGGGCTTTGCCGCCGCCGAGGTGCTCTACGACGAGGCCGGCGCGGTGATGGGCGTGGCCACCGGCGACATGGGCATCGGCAAGGACGGTACCCCGGGCCCGAACTTCGAGCGCGGCATGGAGCTGCACGCCAGATACACCGTGTTTGCCGAAGGCTCGCGCGGCCACCTCGGCCGCCAGCTGATCAGCCGCTTCAAGCTCGACAAAGGCCGTGACCCGCAGTCCTACGGTATCGGCATCAAGGAGCTGTGGCAGGCCGATCCGGCCAGGCACGAGCCGGGCCTGGTGGTCCACGCCGCCGGCTGGCCGCTGGACAGCGACACCTATGGCGGCTCGTTCCTGTACCACGCCGAGGGCGGCAAGATCGCGGTCGGCTTCGTGGTCGGGCTGGACTACAAAAATCCCTGGTTGAGCCCGTTCGAGGAGTTCCAGCGCTTCAAGACCCACCCGGCCATCGCCAGGCACCTGGAAGGCGGCAAGCGCATCGCCTACGGCGCGCGTGCGATCACCGCCGGCGGCATCCTGTCGCTGCCCAAGACCGTGTTCCCGGGCGGCGCGCTGGTCGGCTGCGAGGCCGGCTACCTCAATGCCAGCCGCATCAAGGGCAGCCACGCCGCGATCAAGACCGGCATGCTGGCCGCCGAGGCCGCGTTCGAGGCGCTGGCCGCCGGTCGTTCGCGCGACGAGCTGGCCGCCTATCCGGAAGCCTTCGAGAAGAGCTGGCTGCACGCCGAGCTGCTGCAGGCCAAGAACTTCAAGCAGTGGTTCAAGAAGGGCCGCACCGTGGCCACGCTGATGACCGGCATCGAACAGTGGCTGCTGCCCAAGCTCGGCATCCGCAATGCGCCCTGGACCATCCACCGCACCAAGGCCGACCACGAGTGCCTGGAACCGGCCGACCAGCACCCGAAGATCACCTATCCCAAGCCCGACGGCGTGCTGACCTTCGACCGCCTCAGCTCGGTGTTCCTGTCCTCGACCAACCACGACGAGGACCAGCCCAGCCACCTGACCCTGAAGGATCCGTCGATCCCGGTGGCAGTGAACCTGGCCACCTACGGCGGCCCGGAAGCGCGCTACTGCCCGGCCGGCGTCTACGAATTCGTCGGCGAAGGCAGCGACGTGCGGCTGCAGATCAATGCGCAGAACTGCGTGCACTGCAAGACCTGCGACATCAAGGACCCGACCCAGAACATCGTCTGGGTAACCCCGCAGGGCGGCGGCGGCCCGAACTACCCGTCGATGTAA
- a CDS encoding NAD(P)H-dependent glycerol-3-phosphate dehydrogenase, with protein MSSSPEKIAVLGAGSWGTALASLVARHGHPTVLWGRDAAMAEAIDQRHENTRYLPGIPLPESLRATTDLAEAVRDAGWILVVVPSHAFAETVRALAPLRPAGAGVAWATKGFEPGSGRFLHEVAREVLGEDVPLAVVTGPSFAKEVTQGLPTALTVHGDDAEFSRQVAEALHGPAFRAYTGDDMVGAELGGAMKNVLAVATGVADGMQLGLNARAGLITRGLNEMLRLAAAIGARPETLMGLAGLGDLVLTCTGDLSRNRRLGLALGRGKGIEEAVAEIGQVVESIQTADEVMRQAERHGIELPISNAVRRVLHGELSPVDGLQQLLAREQKPEYPDTLFR; from the coding sequence ATGAGTAGCAGTCCGGAGAAGATTGCCGTCCTCGGTGCCGGTTCCTGGGGCACCGCGTTGGCATCGCTGGTCGCCCGGCACGGTCATCCGACCGTGCTGTGGGGCCGTGATGCGGCGATGGCGGAGGCGATCGACCAGCGCCACGAGAACACCCGCTACCTGCCGGGCATCCCGTTGCCCGAGTCGCTGCGTGCCACCACCGACCTGGCCGAAGCCGTGCGTGATGCCGGCTGGATCCTGGTGGTGGTGCCCTCGCATGCGTTTGCCGAGACGGTGCGCGCGCTGGCGCCGCTGCGTCCGGCCGGCGCCGGCGTGGCCTGGGCGACCAAGGGCTTCGAACCCGGGTCGGGGCGTTTCCTGCACGAGGTCGCCCGCGAGGTACTGGGCGAGGACGTGCCGCTGGCGGTGGTCACCGGACCGTCGTTCGCCAAGGAAGTGACCCAGGGCCTGCCGACCGCGCTCACCGTGCATGGCGACGACGCGGAATTTTCCAGGCAGGTGGCCGAAGCCCTGCACGGCCCGGCCTTCCGTGCCTATACCGGCGACGACATGGTCGGTGCCGAACTTGGCGGGGCGATGAAGAACGTGCTGGCCGTGGCCACCGGCGTGGCCGATGGCATGCAGCTGGGCCTCAACGCCCGTGCTGGCCTGATCACCCGTGGCCTGAACGAGATGCTGCGGCTGGCCGCGGCGATCGGTGCCCGCCCGGAGACCCTGATGGGCCTGGCCGGCCTGGGTGACCTGGTGCTGACCTGCACCGGCGACCTGTCGCGCAACCGTCGCCTGGGCCTGGCCCTGGGCCGTGGCAAGGGCATCGAGGAAGCCGTGGCCGAGATCGGCCAGGTGGTCGAATCGATCCAGACCGCCGACGAGGTGATGCGCCAGGCCGAGCGCCATGGCATCGAACTGCCGATCTCCAACGCGGTGCGCAGGGTGCTGCATGGCGAGCTGAGCCCGGTCGATGGCCTGCAGCAGTTGCTGGCCCGCGAGCAGAAGCCGGAATACCCGGACACCCTGTTCCGCTGA